One genomic segment of Tubulanus polymorphus chromosome 4, tnTubPoly1.2, whole genome shotgun sequence includes these proteins:
- the LOC141904804 gene encoding uncharacterized protein LOC141904804 has protein sequence MSQALKLKGLELWCKKQVEGYPGVDVRNMTSSWRDGLAFCALIHRFRPDIMDFHSLSKENVVENNALAFRIAEKEMGIPALLEAEDMIAMAIPDRLSVITYVSQFYNALRNEKPEGGPNVKRFKTDIKRAASPVPRSQPADAKKPCEEKNVSPAPTSRTSLGMNCSECGKKVYILERHVSGNKLYHRSCFRERRKSESKTPKTDAKSVSNGSPASRGTFLARPSIPTALLNDDNGSNRKDTNQQNKSALISKTVKGPIQGTVVSIRNGSESSRTPQKSDAETTSHVRVVIGKPDGCESPAQSAIITKQIDTSNERKGVLARWPPARDKDGGDPQPMDVDRKPAASPRSKEFGADVAVSKVAPPASSVVYSQIDFSKKIRKADSAGDRKVKAGLLASLAVVRKSVATEEVDRDDPEGTSPTAINSNATSSQSYQINTPEKTTSVSDKKTPNIASAYLKRISGVEDRKTVIDNEMSSKTKSNRPAFYTSPVVDKTVAESPTKRESSESRVESGESKRAYESRRGSSGAKREPGESIGAGKSRRGSSDFKRESGESKGSSESRRGSTSSKRESGESKGSSESRRGSTASKRESGESKGSSESGAKVSSAISYPDLLNPFADEDEEEASKCTDSLATPSKKRAAPRRPAQPPTISSPSSSKTPPVRPQPPATTSAKQIDKHDDEKTATKKKSSNPFLDEDQSDSDIFDDDDFLPDKTSTGRFVAEKSSARDDGETDKNIVTAGNVKSKSVESVKSFDSPKPSPVVTRTKELADNHKNEELERSLSDAENRHSFLETPPRKPKHAGGKPVSPSSARKGRAPPPPKHRKLPKIPDPGPAPEKPPRSMFYDDEVAAIEREKSNKILIHVKPFDSASSPDNRVDRRKILPSREFNFDSTLDSSTKLDTDEEHLYSEISGKNKRPAPPRPLPPRRQVSAPMSREEINVELIEIDAKQTKLEQQGRILEEAIREAELKEASNEESLMVKWFQLVNEKNQLVRREIELIHLAKQQELEAEHNDIEHELRQLMHKQEAQKTKEDKTREEELLKQLLDIVDRRNSIVDIMDEDRLRHEEEDKRIEEMMARKFPGGSEEKLEPKQKKKRTKKREKTKKSKNIGSLLSCTAASHGTL, from the exons ATGTCGCAAGCTTTGAAATTGAAAGGTTTGGAATTATGGTGCAAGAAACAAGTAGAAGGCTATCCAGGGGTCGATGTCAGAAATATGACCTCTTCGTGGAGAGACGGTTTGGCATTTTGTGCCCTGATTCATCGCTTCAGACCGGACATCAT GGATTTTCATTCtctttcaaaagaaaatgtcgTCGAAAATAATGCTCTG GCTTTCAGAATAGCCGAGAAGGAGATGGGAATACCGGCGCTGTTAGAAGCGGAAGATATGATAGCGATGGCGATTCCGGACAGACTCAGCGTTATCACATACGTATCGCAGTTTTATAACGCGcttagaaatgaaaaaccgG AAGGTGGACCGAATGTGAAGAGATTTAAAACGGATATTAAACGCGCCGCCTCGCCCGTTCCCCGGTCACAACCTGCTGACGCTAAGAAACCGTGCGAGGAAAAG aatGTTTCCCCGGCCCCAACTTCACGAACATCATTAGGAATGAATTGCAGCGAATGCGGAAAGAAAGTCTACATTTTAGAACGTCACGTGTCCGGAAATAAACTCTATCACAGGTCGTGTTTTCGTGAGAGAAGAAAGTCCGAGTCGAAGACTCCGAAAACCGACGCGAAATCGGTGAGTAACGGGAGTCCCGCGTCTCGCGGAACTTTCCTAGCGCGACCGTCTATTCCGACCGCTTTATTGAACGACGATAACGGGTCGAATCGCAAAGATACGAACCAACAAAATAAATCGGCGTTAATATCGAAAACCGTAAAAGGCCCGATACAAGGAACCGTGGTGTCGATTCGTAACGGATCGGAATCGAGTAGAACGCCTCAGAAATCTGACGCGGAAACGACGTCGCACGTGAGAGTCGTCATCGGAAAACCGGACGGTTGTGAGAGTCCCGCTCAGTCCGCTATTATTACCAAACAAATCGATACGTCGAACGAACGAAAAGGCGTTCTAGCGAGATGGCCGCCCGCGCGAGATAAAGATGGCGGAGACCCGCAGCCGATGGATGTAGATCGTAAACCGGCGGCGTCTCCGAGATCTAAAGAATTCGGAGCAGACGTCGCCGTATCGAAGGTAGCTCCCCCCGCCAGCTCGGTCGTTTACAGTCAAATCGATTTCTCGAAGAAGATACGCAAAGCGGATTCGGCCGGAGATCGCAAGGTGAAAGCGGGATTATTGGCGAGTTTAGCCGTCGTTCGGAAATCAGTGGCGACTGAAGAGGTCGATCGCGATGACCCAGAAGGCACGAGTCCAACAGCGATTAACAGTAACGCCACCTCGAGTCAGTCATATCAGATAAACACACCCGAAAAAACAACTAGCGTTAGCGATAAAAAGACTCCGAATATAGCCAGTGCTTACTTGAAGAGAATATCTGGGGTAGAAGATCGAAAAACTGTGATCGATAATGAAATGAGTTCAAAGACTAAGTCAAATCGGCCGGCGTTCTACACGAGTCCAGTCGTTGATAAAACTGTGGCGGAATCGCCGACTAAAAGAGAATCTAGTGAATCTAGAGTAGAATCTGGTGAATCTAAAAGAGCTTACGAATCTAGAAGAGGATCGAGTGGTGCTAAGAGAGAACCCGGTGAATCTATAGGAGCCGGCAAATCTAGAAGAGGATCTAGTGATTTTAAAAGGGAATCTGGTGAATCTAAAGGATCTAGTGAATCTAGAAGAGGATCTACCTCTTCTAAAAGAGAATCTGGTGAATCTAAAGGATCTAGTGAATCTAGAAGAGGGTCTACTGCTTCTAAAAGAGAATCTGGTGAATCTAAAGGATCTAGTGAATCTGGAGCGAAAGTATCGTCCGCAATATCATATCCCGATTTACTGAATCCATTTGCTGATGAGGATGAGGAGGAGGCAAGTAAATGTACCGATAGTCTGGCGACTCCGAGTAAAAAACGTGCTGCACCTCGACGACCGGCTCAACCACCAACAatatcatcaccatcatcatcaaaaactCCTCCGGTCCGACCTCAACCACCGGCTACGACTAGCGCGAAACAAATCGATAAACATGAcgatgaaaaaactgcaacgaaaaagaaatcatCGAATCCGTTTCTCGACGAAGATCAAAGCGATTCGGATAtattcgacgacgacgactttTTACCCGACAAAACGAGCACCGGTCGATTCGTCGCGGAAAAATCCTCCGCTCGCGACGACGGGGAAACCGACAAAAATATCGTTACCGCCGGGAACGTGAAATCAAAATCGGTCGAATCGGTGAAATCGTTCGATTCGCCGAAACCGTCGCCGGTCGTCACGCGTACGAAAGAATTAGCGGATAATCATAAAAACGAGGAATTAGAACGATCGTTGTCGGACGCCGAGAATCGCCACAGTTTCCTGGAGACTCCGCCGCGTAAACCGAAACACGCCGGTGGTAAACCGGTCAGTCCGTCGTCGGCGCGTAAAGGTCGCGCGCCGCCTCCGCCCAAACATCGCAAACTGCCGAAAATCCCCGACCCGGGACCGGCCCCGGAGAAACCGCCGCGCAGCATGTTCTACGACGACGAGGTCGCCGCGATCGAACGAGAAAAAAGCAATAAAATTTTGATTCACGTTAAACCATTCGATTCGGCCTCCTCACCGGATAATCGCGTCGATCGACGCAAAATTCTACCGAGTCGAGAGTTTAATTTCGACTCCACGTTGGACAGCAGTACGAAACTCGATACCGACGAGGAACATTTATACTCGGAGATCAGCGGTAAAAACAAGCGACCGGCTCCACCTCGACCTTTACCTCCGAGGAGACAG GTGAGCGCTCCGATGTCTCGCGAAGAAATAAACGTCGAATTGATTGAAATCGATGCCAAACAAACGAAATTAGAACAGCAAGGACGGATACTGGAAGAGGCTATACGAGAAG CTGAATTGAAGGAAGCCAGCAACGAGGAGTCTTTGATGGTTAAATGGTTTCAGTTAGTGAACGAGAAGAATCAATTAGTGCGTCGAGAAATTGAACTTATTCATCT GGCCAAACAACAAGAATTAGAGGCTGAACATAATGATATAGAACATGAACTGAGACAACTTATGCATAAACAAG AGGCTCAGAAAACTAAAGAAGATAAAACGAGAGAAGAAGAATTACTGAAACAATTATTAGATATCGTCGATCGTCGCAATTCAATCGTGGATATCATGGACGAGGACCGATTGAG GCATGAAGAGGAAGATAAgagaattgaagaaatgatggCCCGGAAGTTTCCAG GTGGATCGGAAGAAAAGTTAGAACCAAAACAAAAGAAGAAAAGGACAAAAAAGAGAGAAAAAACGaagaaaagtaaaaatatcgGAAGTTTGTTATCGTGTACCGCCGCTAGTCACGGTACTCTGTAG